A single genomic interval of Spinacia oleracea cultivar Varoflay chromosome 6, BTI_SOV_V1, whole genome shotgun sequence harbors:
- the LOC110804292 gene encoding uncharacterized protein, translating into MKGREPVTCPIPTSCSWALKKILECREIVQNVGGWKNTTTGTNYSIKKVYTTMQGTYPKVARRRVICNNKDSPRSIFVTWLAALNRLSTTNRLISWGIQCTAQCVLCSSVAESAEHLFFDCSFSSDIWKKILGVLGIRRSSFGFSQELSIVAYQSRKTGATATLYAMCFAEAVYAIWLHRNLLIFSKTSKTPIQLVKEILFKVSCRCYEELSSKLLM; encoded by the coding sequence ATGAAAGGGAGAGAACCTGTAACTTGTCCTATCCCTACTAGTTGTTCTTGGGCTCTGAAGAAGATTTTGGAATGTAGAGAGATTGTGCAGAATGTTGGTGGATGGAAAAACACTACTACTGGCACAAACTACTCTATTAAGAAAGTGTATACAACAATGCAGGGGACCTATCCAAAAGTAGCTCGGAGGAGAGTAATTTGCAACAACAAAGATAGCCCCAGAAGCATCTTTGTGACCTGGCTGGCTGCTCTTAATAGACTTTCTACTACTAATAGGCTGATTTCCTGGGGTATTCAGTGTACTGCTCAGTGTGTGCTATGCAGCAGTGTTGCAGAATCAGCTGAGCATCTGTTTTTTGATTGCTCTTTCTCTAGTGATATCTGGAAGAAGATTCTTGGTGTGCTTGGCATAAGGAGAAGCAGTtttgggttcagtcaagagctTTCCATTGTTGCGTATCAAAGCAGGAAGACTGGGGCTACAGCTACCCTCTATGCTATGTGTTTTGCTGAGGCTGTGTATGCTATCTGGTTGCAtagaaatttgttaatttttagcAAAACCAGTAAAACTCCAATACAGCTTGTAAAGGAAATTTTGTTTAAAGTTTCCTGTAGGTGCTATGAGGAGCTGAGTAGTAAGCTTCTGATGTAA